The following coding sequences lie in one Acropora palmata chromosome 3, jaAcrPala1.3, whole genome shotgun sequence genomic window:
- the LOC141876190 gene encoding trace amine-associated receptor 7e-like, with translation MDLEDTYFWTETEKLCLALTLGVIIIFGLCGNLLVIIVILRFKRLRRYASSYLILNLAISDFLTASTNMPYHLATVLDLSIISGNGLLCKVGGILSYPFYISSTVTLVMLAIERHIAVSDPLRYLSRVTSRTIAFMITFSWFQATFFTSLFAILGNVEFSNNSLDCGVTWEGTPLWLSLLALILNVAFPYLLLLIMSLRVMFIARGQMRRIALETTASSQPSHRKRSVFSGPDSKATVVILVVIFVFLILWIPYLITRGLMVFNDFEIPPIINTSAVWILHISTVVNVVIYSLRRTDYRQAFKNVIRCTSVSLPRDLELSMTNRTGNPTVSLRRMSTLTQTLNSKSHCRP, from the exons ATGGACCTGGAAGACACGTATTTCTGGACAGAAACCGAGAAACTATGTTTGGCGCTGACGTTGGGAGTTATAATTATATTCGGACTTTGTGGAAACCTGCTCGTAATCATCGTTATTCTACGTTTCAAGCGCCTTCGTCGCTACGCGAGCAGTTATCTAATCCTAAACTTGGCCATTAGTGACTTCTTAACCGCTTCCACAAATATGCCATATCATCTAGCGACTGTTTTGGATCTAAGTATCATCTCTGGCAACGGATTGCTTTGTAAAGTGGGGGGAATTTTGTCATATCCTTTCTACATTTCCTCCACTGTTACATTAGTGATGTTGGCAATTGAAAGGCATATAGCCGTAAGTGATCCCCTTAGATACTTGAGTCGAGTAACCTCACGAACTATTGCCTTCATGATTACCTTCTCATGGTTTCAAGCTACGTTTTTCACCAGTCTCTTTGCCATCTTGGGAAACGTCGAGTTTTCGAACAATAGTTTGGACTGCGGCGTTACTTGGGAAGGAACACCATTATGGCTAAGTTTGTTGGCTTTAATTCTGAATGTAGCGTTTCCATATCTTTTATTGCTCATCATGAGTTTACGAGTCATGTTTATAGCAAGAGGACAAATGCGGAGAATTGCCCTTGAAACAACTGCTTCATCTCAGCCATCTCACAGGAAAAGAAGTGTGTTTTCAG GTCCAGACAGCAAGGCCACGGTCGTCATATTGGTAGTCATCTTTGTGTTCCTTATTCTTTGGATTCCATATCTAATTACTCGCGGTCTAATGGTGTTTAATGACTTCGAAATTCCTCCTATAATCAACACATCAGCCGTATGGATATTGCACATAAGTACAGTTGTCAATGTTGTCATTTATTCACTTCGAAGAACTGACTACAGACAAGCATTTAAAAATGTCATACGTTGCACTTCTGTGTCCTTGCCAAGAGATTTAGAGCTGAGTATGACAAACAGAACTGGAAATCCGACTGTCAGCCTTCGAAGGATGTCAACTTTAACTCAGACATTAAATTCAAAAAGTCACTGCCGACCTTAA
- the LOC141876634 gene encoding uncharacterized protein LOC141876634, whose protein sequence is MASRRYFYATFCCLILLGSWCASEEELDNVLDGKSSRSANFIEIHHHFLRSPEILLVKTVRDSLQCAQHCLVIKKCRSFNFGLEADNNGKHLCQLLPWNKFQHSGRYEPSSAFHHYRIASFCENDPCQYGSKCIAEHRIMGYECQCPPQQIGDICQFKVPLWLKVNTCEVCFGARNDSFGSFRMQFSGKITSMRLVHLSGNVTCYSTQPNDYSYWGCKRNDRLRTIVTDSRNSRVFPSQTTLPRFYQLHGIKSYSEKLTFYNLTIPLKVGIGQEFRVWYIEDFRNDSESDNDGKTCADVYALYV, encoded by the exons ATGGCTTCCCGAAGGTATTTTTATGCAACGTTTTGTTGCTTGATTCTCTTGGGAAGTTGGTGTGCCTCAGAAGAGGAATTAGATAATGTTTTAGACGGAAAATCATCTAGATCGGcgaatttcattgaaattcatCACCATTTCTTGAGATCGCCGGAGATTCTGCTTGTAAAGACAGTGCGCGATTCACTTCAGTGCGCTCAACACTGTCTTGTCATTAAGAAATGTCGGTCATTCAACTTCGGACTAGAGGCAGATAATAATGGCAAACATCTCTGCCAGTTACTTCCTTGGAATAAGTTTCAGCACTCCGGACGATATGAGCCCAGCTCAGCGTTTCATCATTACAGAATTGCG AGCTTCTGTGAGAACGACCCTTGTCAGTATGGCTCTAAATGCATCGCTGAACATCGGATCATGGGCTATGAGTGCCAATGTCCTCCACAACAAATTGGAGACATTTGCCAGTTTAAAG TTCCATTGTGGCTGAAAGTGAATACCTGTGAAGTATGCTTTGGAGCTCGAAACGATTCTTTCGGTTCATTCAGGATGCAGTTTAGTGGCAAAATAACTTCAATGAGACTAGTGCATTTGTCTGGTAATGTGACGTGTTACTCTACGCAGCCAAACGACTACAGCTACTGGGGATGCAAACGTAATGATCGGCTGCGAACCATTGTCACTGATAGCCGGAATAGCAGGGTTTTCCCGTCACAAACTACTTTACCGCGATTTTACCAGCTTCATGGTATTAAGTCTTATTCAGAGAAACTGACGTTCTATAACCTTACAATACCCTTGAAGGTAGGAATCGGTCAAGAGTTCAGGGTATGGTACATCGAAGATTTCAGGAACGATTCTGAAAGCGATAATGATGGGAAAACTTGTGCGGACGTATACGCACTCTATGTATAA